The Plutella xylostella chromosome Z, ilPluXylo3.1, whole genome shotgun sequence region taaaatatattttaaatcctGGTCAACTTTCATATCATTACTCCGTATCAGATTTCCATATCTGAGACTCAGCTAGCATTAGGATCGCTCGCTAGGTATCTACATAGCTTGGGTGCTTACAAAGCAAGGCAGGAACTAGGGATAAACTGAATTTTCGTACATGGGAAACGACGACGACGTACGACGTTATAGACGTCATCAATgtcataataatgtattttctaCTTGGTACGAACACAAACGTAATATCTAGAAATTTCAacacaaatttaatattttagacGTCATGATGCATAGCATACGGGGCGTATGTTGGCGTTGTCGTCACTAATTGTAACTTTGTTATACTTTCAGAAAGCATATAACTAAAATAGTGTATGCCACGCCATATATAATTTActaagttattttaatgagCTCTCAGTCTCATTACATTGCGCCATTCTTTTCTTGCCAACTTCAGACACACTTAtcctaattatttttttacccaCCAAAACACAAATTGTCCTCCTTTTCATTTTCAATGCTTAGACAAAATTCATATGGCCTAAAATTTGTGATGAATGACCATAATTTATAACATACTTCATTGGGAATAAACTTTAGCgttgtaatttttattgaaGGATCCAGTGCATCTAAAATGTAAAACGTTAGTTAGTTATGTGTTATGTGAATGAAGTgctaaaaaatgtttattatggCAGCCATTCTTTGTAATTTCTGATTTGATACGTTTTCTTCGTCATTCATTTagtaggtttttttaaaaataagttttcaGATAACTCCGAAATATGGGTACAAACTTTTTTTGTTCCAGTTCCAACTTgcaatttttatgtttttttttatagtattgctattatttatgtattctcCTGCAACATTGGATgctaaaagtaaataaacgtATAATTAGGTTCTGTCAATGTTCAGAATGATACTagataactaaataattaattaatagttttgatTAGACAAATTTAATAGACATTCTTACTTAAAAAGTCGAAGCCTGTGTCAAAACACGTCCCATGTTCAAGTAAACCCACGTTGTGGTACATATTTTGTCTGTTAAAATGTGGATGCGGtaaactttttataatatccGTGGTTACTAAAATAcagtttattataattatttcttaaatCTTAAAGATAAGAAAGGtataatttttcaaacggtAGTAAAAAATATCGGTAACTGTCGTATGAACGCTTTATGAACGCTATCTATGACTGCGttctttcttttcttaatGAGCTGTCAGAAtgtaaagtaagtacctatattttatattaaaaaaaactagcctaTGTTATTAGTTTCCATCAGGACATATTGTATCCTCCAATATGGTAGCATCATGGATAAATCAGGATCATTTCGCATAGCCGCACAGTTCCCCGGCACTAAAGACCATTGCTTGCGAAGTAGTAAAGAATTGCAAACAGATTTTGGTTGGGATGTATCTAAGAAGACTGCACCAACTGGAATGTATTCTGCTTTTCCTTGAAATCAAAATaaagcaaaaatattattcggGGTAAGCGCTAGGTGGTTGAATAGAGACAATCTACTATTTTTTCATCACGCTAAAGGTACACACACATCATTGGACGCGGCTGacggacgcggctgtcagccgcgactgaTTAGTGTGCATGGCCTTTTGGAACTCGTGCCAGATCACTCTCGGACGTCTGAAAGCTGAAGGTCAGCCCAAGGTTACGTCCACGACTTACGTCCGATAGTTTGAACAGCGTAGTGTACATTCCTTACCTAGATAGTAGAAACCTTTAAGTCCGTAAGCCGCGTCCGATGATGTGTCCCCACCTTAAGGTGCCGatacattatgtacttaaactacgctatttgtaataattatgtgtattttAGATAGCAGctttaattatacctacttaccatcTGCCGAACTGAAACGTCTAAATTTAAGAACGTCGTAAAGGTCATGTTTTACAAAGCAAAGATGAATGAAGTATATTACTATCAATATTAGAATGCCGACAAAAATGGCAATgacgtgaaaaaaaatacatttttcacCCTTAGTAAagtaatgtttgttatttttcaaCGCTAAATTGTTAGTTTGAATCATTTCTCTTTTTAAtgatttaagtatattaaatttgCCTAATAATATACAAACAGTCGCCTActagattaaataaaaacaaaagtcaTAAAATGGAAGGCATTCTGACAActcattaatataaaataacttaatcatagatggcgctagaaATGCCTTCATAGTTACAATGATCCCGTTTTTTTATTGCAGTGGTGGGCGTATGTAGATAATACTAGAGCCATCTAtgatttttaatgttttttaatgACCTGTCAGAAGATCTCAAATTTAATATGGGGAAGCACTGGGAAACACAATTTTAACaaactttattataaaaaaaaaaccagcGAAGTGAAAGTTGGCATCGCGCACTGAGGCTTCCGTACAAGTCTATTagtctacttacctgagatagTTTACCTTTTAATGTcatcatatattatgtactacaTCCGtgaatttttcatattttttggacCAATCATTTAGCCAGCAGGGGGGGCACTTGAAACTAACAAAAATTAGCACTCTGAAGATTAATATTTCGTAAACCAATCACTGAATCAAAAAACGGTTTGAGcacattacctacctataatattcCATCCATATCATCCCCATTTTACGTGAAAGAGAGGTacccaaaaatatatatatttttaatttaattttatttctttgtcGGGACCGTAAATTTGTATATCTATGcaaaatatcagcttgatatctttacccgtttctgagataAATagtggtgacagacagacggacggacaacaaagtgatcctataaggggtcttttttccttttgaggtgcGGATCCCTAAAAATAACTTTGTCGTAAAGACACTTGCAAGTtacagtaataatataattatatctaatGATCTTTGTTCTAATCCGAAAGCTGGCCAATCATTAAAATAACACATTGGCCAGCTCTGGGAATAATAAGAGTAAAGGCGCCGACACACTATCGGACGCGGCTTACGGACGCGGCTGACAtgacagccgcgtccgctTCTGTGTCGGCACCTTTACTCTGTGACCTGTTTATAGCTgcgctgcgtacagaccggccaaacaaACGCCAAccaacgggtttcgttgaccttcgttgctgcgaTCGCCCCTGTATGTTTAAGATCTTTAATGTACACttgatggcaataaaatagtttatttgtcaataaaatatattattatattatataatagtaataataatagtatatggtatgtattattatgtaatatagtatgtacaaatataaattgtacttctatgtaagtatatttgtaatattagAGTTAGTGTGTAGTATAATAATGAATCTACATTTCCTTTTAACATGTACACTACACCCAATCTTATGTCTTATTCCCTCCATACGAAGGTTGTGTGGCTGATATCACTTTTaatgataagaccgccttttgtaccctaattaagttgtaatttgttattcatatgattctttgttggtgtgcaaataaagcgtattctatctatctatctttgaTAAATATCATCGTTgagcgttcgttgggcgttcgttgggcggcCGGTCGGTCTGTAcgcaatttataaaaaaatgcaccGGTCACAGCTCAGACCAAGGTCACAGACTAAGCGCAGACAAATTTAGCAGATGTCTTGTCTGTGGACAAATTGAACAAATTCTCAAATCGAAACTAAACGATTTTTTGCCTTTTGCAAGCGTTTACGATGATTATCAATATATTTAATTCTTAAAGTGctcaaatgtaaataataatcataaatgCCTATTCATAAGTCTTAGATTTACTGTGTAAAATGAGTTATTAAATGAGAAACTAAGCAGTGAATCCCGTCAAAGATGTCGACGCGTGTGTATCAATCAACTTTGTTTTGcttgtagtgtttttttacaCTATTTGATTATTATACCTGGGTCCGCAGATTTCGAAACATACAAATTCAAACACAAACATGAGAAGGTAAGCTTAAATTCAAAAAGTAATGCACACAGGCAAGGTGCAGCATATTTTTCGTAAACCAATTACCGGTTTTACCTTTGTTATGTAGGAGGTAGAAAgaaattattgtttaatagGACTACTATTGGGGGTATGCCAATTAAAATGTGCGTTTGCTTCTTCCTCTTGCGTATAAATGTCGTGAAAGGTTATTTTTTCCCTGAACGAAACAAGCAACTTTTATACCTAATTGTGCATTTTCTGGTATAAGGCCACACGGGACTTTTATTAATTCGAACACAACCATGAGAAGGTAAGCATAAATTCAAGAAGCAATGTGCTTTCACCACCACAAGCACATGTGGGAACTTGTAATTGGCTATTTGTAACTTGATTATATCATATTGTGTTATAGCTGAAAGTTctccaaatattataaaatctaattaaaataaaatacagttaGATTTATAGAgactttaataaaaatgttgagAAGCCTTACCTAAAAAAAATTCCAAGACaagcaactttattttattactatatGCTCTGGTTATTGAATGCTCCATGGTCTGAGGGAGGGCTATAACAAAGTGTTCAAAAAACTGTACATTAATAGCCGTCGATTTGAAGGGTGTGGGGGTGGGGGGGTGAGGGAGGGGGGCAGAGGGCATCCTCTCGTACCCTCTGCCACCCGCGGAGTCTCTTGGTTTCCAAGATATTTGTGGTTggagttaggttaggtttgttttactctatatttgaaatgctccgctcgctttgtttttcgatatctatgtgaacctaacacgctcctcctcgctttgcttgTCGttgcacctatctttaggttttggcacagaataataactagtaccagtaCAGAAGTCCACCTTCGCAATGGCTTTCgaagaaatatgactccatcccataatcaataagatctaatttagatcgctttccagccgcacacgtttttatttacttacctaccaatttatttttgatggaatatgcgccttatttcactggactacggtgcataataagttatacgtggttatacgcattgaaaaagaagccaccttagggttgcctcgGCACCACAGACTATaacgtttactaagcaacggactgagtttgtaaaaagaatgtcatgattttaaaacaaaattaatttgaatttagaatacaaagctattccaaacttatTTTCTATTGGAAATGACTAGTAAAAGCTACgacaatttcatagttaaagacctattcatagatatattattTGAAGTAAAAGAAAGAGGTAGATAGGAACCTATATCtacctaaaacatttacttcagtcaaaaaatgttttttttcttcataatgTGTGATAATAAATGATGAATTAATTGATCATGATGTTCTGTTTTAATTTGGTTGAGCAAGAATCCCACTCAGCtcatattttataatcgattcattaataaattttgaGGGAAGTCTTGTGTCTGTaaattgaatatatttttttttataaagttaaatgtagtcaaacaaaattaaatagcgCGTGCGCGTGCGTCGTATTTCGCTTGCGGCATttgataattaattactaaGAAGCTGCAAGTTGAAACTTCGCATGAAGCTGTCTTACAACATCAACTATCTGCCAAAAAATCACGAAAGCCCAAATCAGTGGCTATTAATGTACAGTTTATCCTAATTTTTTACTACAATACTTTTCAGGAAAGTGCAAGCTCAGAGGAAGTTTGCTCAAGGAGCATACATCCCTCCAAGCACTAGTGAGAGAAGGACTGATGTTACCCCGGTGAAAGATGCTGATGCTcagaaaaataacaagaatGTGGTCTATAGCAATATGTCTGCTGCACATCTGCTGGATATGATTTCATTGAAGAGTATATACAATTctgataataatttagttcctaatatacaatatattcaaatacaataaattcTGATTTACTAATATAAACATATACAATTCAATACTATTTAATTGATCAATATAAAGGGTGTTTGGCAAATGGACCAATTTTGTCTTCAGTCATACGTAGAATGAAGGTCTCAATCTCCCTCtgaccaaaaaatatatggcaGCCCATTATGTACCAAACGCCTCGTAGAATAATTGACCATTATAAATAACCATCTGTTTTGCTTAGGTCTTCATCACCATTTGGATCCCATTGTATTGGTGGAGAGACTACCAAAGAAGAAAGTAAATGTTGTTCCCACCATATTGCCTGCTCCAGTGACAAAGGGACACAATGCCGCCATCAAAACAGTCAAGAACAAAACTCCATCACCAGTCACACCCCGCCCGGCTAAACTTGTTAGGAAAAGCATCAGgtattttatcaaattataaattttgaatgATACAGAGTatttcttttataattttttgtaagtttaaCCAAAATATTAAGTAGGCAGTAGGCACctatgtatacagggttattagTAAGTAGACATGATCCTTCCAGGAGGTGATataggaaggcatttccagttgattgaaccctataatgcattatccaaaacttaaccatttctaagatatttaatatttaagtttttttatttttttgccaaaatgttatgcttaaaaccgaaaataaaaaaactagccatatatcaatatttttactttagtttaaaa contains the following coding sequences:
- the LOC125491266 gene encoding uncharacterized protein LOC125491266, with the protein product MIQTNNLALKNNKHYFTKGEKCIFFHVIAIFVGILILIVIYFIHLCFVKHDLYDVLKFRRFSSADGKAEYIPVGAVFLDTSQPKSVCNSLLLRKQWSLVPGNCAAMRNDPDLSMMLPYWRIQYVLMETNNIVTTDIIKSLPHPHFNRQNMYHNVGLLEHGTCFDTGFDFLTSNVAGEYINNSNTIKKNIKIASWNWNKKNALDPSIKITTLKFIPNEVCYKLWSFITNFRPYEFCLSIENEKEDNLCFEHGALLLLKNKIVGFFSWGARCGNGDQSPVIAANILSFKDWLKDMMKM